In the Paenibacillus sp. FSL R7-0337 genome, GATAACGTTAGGAAAGTAGAATAGGTGCATCGTATCATGAGAAAAACTTGAATGACGACGATAACGCTGAGTATATTGTTAAAATAAATTATGCAAACAATGTGCTCCGAAGAGGATTATATTCAACTAATGGGTAACCGTTCTGAAGGTAAACTGATTGATATAGAGATGCAGTTGTTTAATAAGTATGACATTGAAAAGAGAACGATGTTTTATTGGAGCAAACGGTATGCGAGTCAACTGAGTCAGGGAGACAAATATCCAGAGTTGAGGAAATGCGTGACGATAAACATTTTAAACTATACGTTCTTGAAGAATGAGCAATATCATAACGTATTTCATCTGCGGGAGGACCGAACAGGGATATCCTTGATTGACGACATTGAGGTGCATTTCTTGGAGTTGCCGAAGCTGGATGAACATAGCGTTCCGTCTGAAGGCGGGGTGATCAATTGGCTGTTATTCCTGAAAGGTGCCGATACATCACAATGGGAGGTGCTGAAGATAAATGAGCCGGGTTTGGAGAAGGCAATGGATACCTTGCAATATTTGAGTCAGGATTCAGAAGCCAGACGGTTGTATGAGGCCAGACAGAAGTATCTGCATGATGAGGCATCTATGCTGGGAAGTGCGGAAATGGCAGGTGTAAAGAAGGTAGCTAAGAACATGCTTGACCTGAATCTAGACATACCGATTATTGTAAAGGCCACTGGATTAACGGAGCAGGGGATCAATGCTTTGAGGAAGTAAGGAATGAGGGAGCAGCCTATATGCGGATTATCCCTTTCTATAAGTTAGGCAAATTATATAATTGCGGGGGGCTTCTAGGGTGACATCAAAACTGTAACTACACTCGTAGAAGCTTATGTTCCGTTATCTTCGGACAGGGGTTCAACTCCCCTCGGCTCCAATATGGAGTAAAGCAGAAGACACCTTAAGAGGTGTCTTTTTTCATGCCTGAGGATGTATTATTAATTCCCTAGAATATAACAAGCCGCTTTCCCTGGATGGCTAAGAGGAAAATGATGACCATAGGGAACAACATCAATGTTACCAAGCTGTACTGGAGCAGAATAGTGCCGATCTTGATCTCCCCAAATAACATGAAGATTAGACCTTGGTACTTTGGTGAAATCACCCTGATAATTTTTCGACAGAAAACGGTTGAGTTGAAGAGTGGTATTTACAATTCTAGGCGAAGTGAAGCTGCTACGTACTTTGGCAATATAATATTTCGGAATGCTCTCTATATTTTTAAACAGACCATTATCAATTAAATAACGTTCTAATGAGTTAGCCGTTGCTAACTTCAATGCCCATTTGTTCATAAATTGAGGAGTATTGAACGATTTAGAATTTTTTTTGGCAACAGGTGGCTGAAGTAAAGTGATAGTATTCTTCGTATCCAGGTACTCGCACGCTGACGCTTCCAGCAGAATAACCGCTCCGAAGGAATGGCCAATCCAATGTGCGCCATGAGTGGCTTTTCCTGATAACTCCTTCACTACATTCAAATAGAGATCCAGAAGATTCTTGTCCCGCTTAAAAGGGGAACGTCCTAAACCCGGAAGATCTGGAATCCATACGGGTCGACCCGTTTTTTCATGAAGCTCTAGTCCTAAAGGAAATAAATCGGCTCCATCACTGAGCAAACCGTGAAATAAAATAAATGGCTTGCCCTCACCTGGTATTTGATAAATCACAGTGTTTCCGATTAAGGTTCGTTCATATGCATGATTATACTGGTCATTGGGGTACATCAGGCGGTAATCCAAATCTGCTACTACGGCCGGGAGAAAATTCATCACACTTGTCTTAGTAAACCAATCTTCTCCCATGACTTTTTTCGGTTGATCATTTGAAAAGGTTCTATTTGTAATAAAGTTCAGTCCATCCGATGGAATTTGTGTGATTTTACTGATCCCGCTGTTCATAAGTGCTTTCATGAAGCGAAGCGGCACAGAGATTGCAGGTGCGGCCATATTCATACTTTCTGACATCACGCCTAATAATTCAGATATATCCGGATCATGCTGGTTGTCTGGAACAAGTGTATAGGTTTGAATAGACAATTGCTCCAGCTTAACAACCTGAACAATAAACTTCGCCAGCGCATCGTTTGAAATAAGCGGTAACTTATACCCCTTGCCTCCAGGAATAACTGGCATCAGCCCTCTGCGCATACTCTCCACAAGCAAGCCTAAGCCAGCTACCTGCTCTGTACTTCCTGTTGTACTGCTGCCGACTACGGTTGGCGGATTAATCACAGATAGCGGATACCCTAATGCGGATGCCTGCTGGCGAATATACAGATCTGCTAAAAATTTGGTTCTTTCATACGGATTTTTTATTTTCAGATAGTCGTGCCCTTCTTGAAACACATCAATCGCAACCTTGCTATTATCATCATCAAAGGGGGACATATATCCAACTACATGAATAAATTGCTGCAAACCCTTCAATTGGTGGATACGTTTAGCGAATTCACTGATATGCTTGGCACCATTTAAAAACACAGAAGTTGCCTCTTGCGTTGTCGCTTGAATATCCATTTGTCCGCCTGCGTGAATAATAATATCCGTGCGTAGTACCCTCTCCTTATCTTCATCACTTAGACCTAAATCTGGTTTCGTCAAATCACCTTCAATAAAGAATAGGGCTGCCTCGTTGAAAAACCCTTTTTCCTGATAAACACGTATTGCTTTACTTCTCGATCTCACTAAAAGAAAAATCATATTATCCTCTTTAAGAAGCTCCTCCACGAGTTGCCTCCCGATAAAGCCTGTTCCACCTGTCAAAAATATAGTCCTCAAATCATCCGCGCTCCTTTTTAGTACTGCATGGTACTAATTTTGTTGTAAAAAAAATGCTTCTTATCGAAGCAAGTTAAAAAAGTGGCTGGCTGTTGTCGTGATCACCGTTGCATCCTTCAATGTCTCTGACAGAAACAGTGCTCCTTCCAGATTCGTTATAAAAAGTGCCGCCACCTCATCAATATGAATCGTATCTCTAAACTCGCCTTTTTCTGCTCCTTGCTTAAGCAATAGAGAGATTTTCATTTGTAAGCCTGTAAAAAAGAGACCTATTTTCTCCTTTATGTGCGTTGCTTGTGCAGGGGTTTGAATATAAAGAGTAATAAATGGACAGCTACCCTTATACTCTCTGGACTGAACTCCTTGCGATAAATGTTTTAAAAACATCTGGACACGATCCTCCACGGATAATTGGTTCTGGGAAAGGATTTCATCCATTGCACGCTCATACGCTTCAATCCAATAATCAACGACTCCTGCTAACAACTCTTCCTTATCAGCGAAGTGATAATACACATTCGATTTTGATACCTTGCTCACACGAACTAATTCATCCATGCTGGTATAAGCAAATCCCTTTTCTAAAAATAAGGCTGCCGCGACTTCAAGCACACGTTTTTGATTCATTATTTTTACCTTTGTCATGACTAGAACTATATAGTACTAATTCAAACATTGCAAGTATTTTCATTTTTGCATAACCCCTATTTATCCTCTATAATTGTAGGCTACTATGCACCTGTCAGGAGGAAATGATGAATTATATTAAAGAAAACCTTGCAGGATATGGCGTGAGCGAGCAAATGAGTGTGTATCTCTCGAACATCATTATGATTTTATTTATCGCTTTGCTCTCTGTAGTGGCCAATCTTGTAGCCAAAAAAATCGTACTGAAGATCATCATCCATATCATTAATAACAACCGGTATACGTGGGATAATTTCTTTTTGGAGAAAAAGGTGTTTCACAAGCTGTCGCATCTCGCTCCGGCCTTTATCATCTATTATGCTGCACCTATTTTTCCACTGTATCAGTCTTTCATTATAAAGATTGCCTTAACTTATATGATTATCGTAACGATCACGGTGTTTAATGCCCTGCTTGATGCCATCGATGCTATTTATCGTACGTATGAAGTGTCCAAGATTAGGCCGATCAGGGGTTACATTCAGGTTGCGAAGATTATTCTGTATATTATTGCTGCGATTGTAGTGATTTCTAACCTTATGGGACAGAATCCGCTGATTCTTCTTAGTGGACTGGGTGCTTTATCGGCTGTTCTTATGCTGGTCTTCAAAGATTCGATATTGGGCCTCGTGGCAGGGGTGCAATTATCCTCTAACGATATGGTCCGAGTCGGCGACTGGATTGAAATGCCTAAATATAATGCTGACGGCAATGTAATTGACATTACGCTGAATACGGTAAAGGTGATGAATTTCGATAAAACCATTACCATGATTCCAAGCTATGCCCTGATCTCAGACTCTTTTAAAAATTGGCGGGGCATGGAAGCTTCTGGCGGCAGAAGGATGAAGCGAAGTGTCTGTATTGATACAAGCAGCATATGTTTTTGTACCAAAGAAATGATTGAAGAGTTCCGGAAAGTACACTATCTCAGCGATTATGTCACGACAAGATTAGATGAAATTAACGCTTATAATATCGAACATCATATCAATATGGAGAGCAAAGTGAATGGAAGACAGCTAACGAATATCGGAGTATTCCGGGAATATGTCCAAGAATATCTGCGCAATCATCCCAAAATTCATAAGGATATGACGCTCATTGTCAGACAGTTAGAAGCAGGAGACAGCGGACTGCCCTTAGAAATTTATGCGTTCAGCAATGAGACGACCTGGGGTGTGTATGAGTCGGTACAGTCGGATATCTTTGATCACATTTTTGCGATTATTCCTCTGTTTGGACTTCGCGTTTTCCAGAACCCGACGGGCCAGGATATTGTTAATTTAAAAGAGAGAAGAGAGTATTCGACGGGGTATTGAGGATATGGCAATGGAAGAGGATTAGCCTTTGCGGGCCAGGCCGGAGGCCGGGCAATGTTGCAATGTTGTCCAATTAAAGAATGAAGTAGCCCCTCATTAGTGTATAATAAAGCAAATTGAAGCCCTATCCCTGTCCTTGGACCGGAACGGACAGGAAGCTGAGGAGGAATCGTTGTGGCCAGCATTAGACAGAGAATTGTCCCGCATCTATGGTATGACAAGGAGGCGGCAGAAGCCGCCCGCTTTTATGCTTCTGTGTTCCCGGAATCCAGAGTTACAAGTGTGAACACCATTCATGATACGCCGTCCGGCGATGCGGGTCAGGTCTCTTTTGAGGTCTGGGGGCAGCCGTTCATGGCGATCAGCGGGGGGCCGTATTTCAAGCTGAATCCGGCTGTGTCATTCTTTGTGAATTTTGATCCCTCACGGGAAAAGGATGCAGCAGAGAGATTAGATGAGGTGTGGGATAAGTTAGCTGAAGGCGGCACCGCCCTGATGCCGCTCGGCAAGTATCCGTTCAGTGAGCGGTATGGCTGGATTCAGGATAAGTTCGGAGTGTCCTGGCAGCTGATTCTCACGAATCCGGCAGGGGAAGAGCGGCCTGCGATCATTCCTTCCTTGTTGTTCGTGGGGGATCGATGCGGGAAGGCGGAAGAGGCGATGTCCTTCTATCTGTCCGTATTCAAGGATTCGCGGCAAGGTCTTCTTACCCGCTACCCGGCAGGCTCTGCGCCGGATCAGGAAGGAACGATTATGTTCGCGGACTTCATGCTGGAGAATCTGTGGTTCACGGTAATGGACAGTGCGCATAATCATCAGTTCAGCTTCAATGAAGCGGTCTCCTTCATGGTATCCTGCGATTCTCAGGAAGAGATTGACTACTACTGGGACAAGCTGTCCGCAGTTCCTGAAGCCGAGCAATGCGGCTGGCTGAAGGATGCCTTCGGCATCTCCTGGCAGATTATTCCGGCAGAGATGAATGAGATGATGAAGAAGGGTACGCCGGAGCAGCTGGCGCGTGTGACGAAGGCTTTTCTGCAGATGAAGAAGTTTGAGCTTGCAGAGCTGCGTAAGGCCTATAAGGGAGAATAAAAGAGGCAATTTGCTGGAATAACAACACAAGCGATAAGGAACACATCCTTATCGCTTCTTTGCGCGTAAATATAAGAAGGTACAGGTTTCACTTGCCCTACACCTTCTCCCCTCCATCCCCGGCCCGGTACTTCTTCCGGTACTGGGCCGGGGTCATGCCGTATACCTTCTTGAAGCTGGAATAGAAGGTGTTCAGGGACGAGAAGCCGAAATGCTGCACGATGGGCTCGATCGGCGAGTCGGAGGCAATGAGCTCCTGGCAGATGAACGTTAGCCGCTTCTCTGATATTTTATCGGTGATGGACTGGGTGGTCTCTCCTTTGTACAGACTGCGGAAATAATTGACGGACAAGCCCAGGTGATCGGCCAGCATGGTGGCAGACAGATTCGGGTCGGTGAGATGACTCTCGATGAACTGGTCCACCTGGCCGATCAGGGCGATATTCTTGGATTGGCTGCGGGCGGCCGCAATGTCTTCGAGCGTCTTGGTAAACAAAGCCTCCATCCAGGGCATGACGTTATCCATCGTTTCCTGCCGAATGATCTGCTTCTCAATGGACGTCAGTCCCCACGAGCTGGGCAGCGGCTGGGAGGAATGCTCCTGGATAAGCCGGCGGATGTCCATGAACAAGGTAATCAGAGACATTTTACATTCAAAATAAGGCAGTTCCCGCAGCTTCACAACTGCTGAGCGTAAGACCTCCAGAATGACGGCGGCGTCCCCCTTGAGTATAGCCTGGGCGATCTGCCGCTCCTGACTCACAGGCAAATGATACAATTCCCCGGGCGCAGCAGGTAGCCATTCCTTCACAATGAGCGACCGGTGTCCGAAGCGGAACCTCTCCTGCGTCAGATCATACGTCTCCAGATATATCTCATGCATGTCGGTTAAGCCAGGCAATGTCCGGCCCCAGGCCACGGTGGTTCCCACAGACAAATACTGCTGGATCAGCCGCCCTGCTACTTGCAGCTCCTTCGCGAATTCCTCTGACAAGGGAGCCGATAAGACTACAGCCACGTGGTCGTCCCCCATATCTACGGTCTGCAGCTTGTGCCTGGACGATTGCAGCGACTCCTGAATGATATTGGACATCGCGAACCGGAGCAGGCGCCGGTCCTTCTCCGGGTACACTCCCGAGAATTCTGCGAAGTGGTCGATCCGGAAGATGGCTACGGACAACTCATCGCCCGGCAGATCAATCCCCCATTCCACGAATTGAGCGCAGATCTCCGCTGCCGAATGGTACGTCTCGCCCAGGAAATCCCTTAAGAATCGTTCTCTGCCCAGAAATTTATTATGCCGCCATTGCTCAGTAAGCTCGTGAATCTGATTATGCTGCGAGGTGAAAACGCTTGATAAGTATTCGAGTTCATTGGCGTTCGCGCCAAGGCCCGGCTTCTCCGCCTGATGCTGCCGCATGACCCGGCTGATCAGCTCCTGAATGGGTGAGTACACCCGTTTGGAGATTAGAATAATCACCGCCAGGGAGGCTGCGAACAAGACGAGGAACAGGATCAGACTGGTATCGCGCAGGACCGTGATTTTATTCAGAATGGCGGATTTCGGGATCATCTCAATGAAGGTCCAATCCTGGATGCCCTTAACGGAGGAGTCGGCATAGACCACCAGCTTCTCTCCCTGATCCTGGGGCTGAAACAGCTTCCAGCCGCTGGCTCCCTTCATCCCGTGGCTTCTGAGCTCGGCAATCTGCTGCGGATTCATTGGCGTGCTGCTAAAAATCGTCTCATCTCTGTCATTCAGCACGGTGATCGACCGGCTCGCGAAGTTTGAATTATTCTGCAGCAGGGTCATGAGATTATGGGTATCCACATTCATGACGAACGCGGAGATAGAGCTGCCTTTTTCATAAAATCTGACAATGGTCATCACTTCTTTGGGCGTGTTCCCGGTAAGGGGGAGGGACAAGGTTCTCGGAATAAGCACGCTATGGTTGGCTGTTTCCGGGTCACGTAAGCGCTTAATAATATCCTGATCGTAAAAAGCTGCGGTATCATTTAACCCAAGTCTGGAGTCAATGACCGTATTCGTATAATCGTTAATGAGGTAGACAGAATCTATGGAGGGGTTGGCGTTCTTAATGTCCATTAACTGGCTCCATACTTCATAAGTCTCGAAATCGCTGTAATGGTCCGAAAGGGCATACACCTTAAGCGCGCTGTCATTACTGGAGGAGAAGCTGAAATCAAGTGCCCATTCCATCAGCCGCGACGTATTCCGGGCCCCGTTCACGAGAAGGGATTCCGAATGATCGCCGATTTCCTCCAGCAGTGTCTTGGAAGATTGCCCATAGAGCAGGACGAAGGATATCCCTAAGACCAGAACGTTCGCACTGACAAAGTAAAAAATAAGCTTCATGTAGGTAGGGTGCCGCTTCAGCGAGGCGAAGAACGGTTGTCTGAATTTCATGGCTCTGGAACCTCCGTAATCATAACTGTCCGGCTCATTACAAGTAGATTTATTATAGCACACAGGGTATTTTCGTCTGCCGAATCGTTTGTTTTGGGAAGAGTGTTGTTTTTGGGAAGGCGGTAAATCTGCACTTGCGGGAAGGATCGGCGTTTCTCGGAATTGCTCAGGGCACAAGGGCTTGATAAGGTGACGGCATAGATAACGGGACGCTCCTTAAGCGATTACCGGTCTTGAGGAAAGGGGGGATGTACAAATGAACTACCCGCTAAACGCAGGTAAACGTTCAAAATGGAGGCATATCACGCAGAATCCTTTTCTGTATGTGATGGCGGTACCGGGGCTGTTGTTTTTCCTCGTGTTCAGTTATTTTCCTATATACGGGATTATGATTGCCTTCAAAGATTATGATTTTGCCAAGGGGATCACGGGGAGTGACTGGGTAGGGTTTAGAAATTTCGATTATTTTTTTACATCAGATGACTTCTGGACGATTCTGCGGAACACACTGCTGCTCAACGTGCTGTTTATTGTGTTCACGACAGCGGCGGCCGTTCTGATTGCACTCATGTTCAATGAGATCCGCAATAAATATTTCAAACGGATATCGCAGTCGCTTATTTTCCTGCCTTATTTCATGTCCTGGATTGTGATCGGGATGATTGTCCAATCCTTATTCGGCGGGGAAGAGCCCATGATTAATGTCTGGCTGCACAATATCGGTATGGAACCGGTCAACTGGATGTTTGAGTCGAGTCTGTGGCCTTATATTCTGACGGTGATCCGGGTGTGGCAAGGCGCTGGTTATCTCTCAATTATTTTCCTGGCCGCCATTACGGGCATATCGGAGGATCTGTATGAGGCGGCCCGCATCGACGGGGCTTCTAAACTGCAGATTGTGACGCGCATTACGCTGCCGCTGCTGCTGCCGACGATTATGATCATGACGCTGCTGGCTGTGGGCAAAATTTTCAACGGGGACTTTGCGATGATCTATGCCATCATTGGTGACAACTCGATGCTGTATCCGACGACGGACGTCATTGATACCTTTGTCTTCCGCTCTATGCGGCAGCTGCACGATTTCGGCATGTCTTCGGCCGTGGGCCTGTTCCAGTCCATTATGGGTCTGATCTTCGTCATTGCTGCCAACTGGGTCACCCGCAGGGTATCCAAAGAATCTGCTTTATTCTAGGAGAGGTACTATGATACAGAAACAAAGCGCTGCGGACCGCACCTTTACGGGATTCGCCCATACGTTCATTTTGCTGTTTACTTTATTTTGTCTGTTTCCTTTTCTGCTGATGATTGCCGGTTCCTTTACGGATGAGGAGGAGCTGATAGCGCACGGCTATACCTTATTCCCGCAAAAGTTATCGCTGGCCGCGTATAAGGCGGTTCTGCAATCAGATGTACTTTTTAACGGCTATGGTGTTACCCTGTTCATCACGGTTGTCGGGGCCTTAAGCGCCCTGTGCATTTCCGCCATGCTCGGCTATTCACTGGCGAATAAACGGAATGTTCTGCAAACGCCCTTTCTGTTTTTTTGCTACTTGCCTATGCTCTTCTCGGGAGGGATCATTCCGTTCTATATTGTAGTCAGCCAGTGGCTGCATTTGCAGAATACAATCTGGGTGCTCATTCTGACGATGTTATGCCAGCCGTTTCTCGTCTTCCTATTGGTCAGCTTCTTCCGCACTATACCTGAGGAGCTAGAGGAAGCTGCCAGAATCGATGGAGCGAATGAGATGAGAGTGTTCTTCCAGATTATGATTCCGATCTCCAAGCCGATTCTGGCTTCTGTCGGCCTCTTCTATGCGCTGAGCTTCTGGAATGACTGGTTCATGGGACTGATGTTCATTGATAACGAGAAGTTATTCCCGCTGCAGTTAATTCTGCGCCGGATGGTTTCCAATATGGAAGCGGCCAGGAATCTGATTCCTTCGGGTGCAGCGATTGCAGTGACTCCACCGACGTACGGGGTGCGGATGGCGACCACGGTACTGACCATCGGCCCGATTGTACTGCTGTATCCGATGCTTCAGAAATATTTTGTCAAAGGTCTAACGGTAGGCGCTGTCAAAGGGTAAGTTATTCAGATTGTCCATAGATACGGGAGGGTTACGAGATGAGGTTAAACAAATGGTTCGGCACGGCAACAACAGCGGTATTGGTGTCGTCACTGGTGCTGGCAGGCTGCGGGGGAAATGCGAAGAACGAAGGCAGTACAGCGAATTCTACGAATTCCCCTTCCCGTTCAGAGGGTGCAGCGCCTGCTTCCAAGGAAGTAGTGACGCTGAAGGCTTATTTCCCGGGAGATAAACCTGCGGGGTTCGATGCTGTGCTGCAGGCAGTCAACGACAAGCTGAAAAAGGATAATATCGGAGCCGCTCTGAATATCAACTTCATGCCTTGGACCGATTACGGGAATGCGGTATCCGTGAAGATGTCTGCCGGTGAAGAGTTCGATATGTACCTGGATGCCCCTTGGCTATCGATGAACCAGATGATCGAGAGTAAATCGTTGACGGAGCTGGATGCGGCGGTGGCTGCACGGCCTGAGCTGAAGGCATCCATTCCGGAGGAAATGTGGGAGTATAACAAATTCGGCGGTAAAATTATGGGGATTCCGCTCGGCACCACCCAAGGCCAGCTGTATGGCGTACTGATCCGTAAGGATTTACGCGAGAAATACGGGCTTCCTGAGCTGAAGACCCTCGATGACCTGGAGAAATTCCTGTATGCAGTCAAGGAAAATGAGAAAGACATCAAGCCTTTTGTCATTAATGGAATTAAGGCCGATAAGCTGCCATTCATCCTGAGTAACTCTGCGAATCTGGCACAGGATGAAGTGCTGGAGATTGGGGTCAACATGTTCTCGTATGCGATCAAGGATAAGAAGGTCATTGGCCAATGGGAGAGCCCGACGATTGCCGATGCTTATGAACGTGTTACCAAATACTACAAGGATGGGATTATCTCCAAAAATATTGCCCAGGAGCAAAATGCCGAGACGCTGTTCAAGCAAGGTAAATATGCGGCGACCTACTATGCAGCTGATGGGGTCGAGGGGCTGAAATATTCGGAGATGCTGAAGGACGGCAGCGACAAGCTGGAGATTTTCATTCCGAACGGGGAGCAGGCTAAGCCCTATACGGCTTATCAGCAATGGAACTTCCTCTGTATCCCGACGACCTCCAAGCATTCCGATGTCACTATGGATGTAGTGAACTGGCTGTCGATTAAGGAGAACCATGATTTGATGGAATACGGCATTCAAGGGAAGGACTGGGAGCCTGTCGGTGATTCGAGCTATAAGGCGCTGTCCGGCTATACATTCCCTGGTTATGTGCTGACGTGGCGGCCGACGCTCAACCGTACACCTGACACCATGATGCAGGATGACAAGAAGTGGTTCGACTTCTCGACCCAGACGTCCAATTTCACGCTGAGTCCGATTGCAGGCTTCAACTTCAACGCTGAGAAGGTAAAGACGGAATATGCCAAAATCACGCCGCTGCACGATTCGATCTTCCTGCCGTTAAGCCAAGGCCTGATCCCTGCGGCGGAAGGAAAGAAGACGATGGAGGACAAAATGGCGAGTCTCGGCGGGCAAAAAGTGATCGATGAAATCCAGGCTCAGATTGATACTGTTACTTCCGGCAAATAACTGTACTTCAAATACAGAAAGAGGTCACTCCAATGAAAATAACACGCAGCGCGCATAATCCTCTGATCGAAGCCCGGGATGTTGCCCCCTCCCGTCCCGATTTCAAGGTGCTGGGCGCGTTCAATGCAGGCGTGGCGCAGTTACAGGAGGAGACAATTCTCTTGCTGCGCGTGGCCGAAGCGCCAATATCAGACCAGGCGGATGAGGTGCTCGTTCCCCGGTTGAATGAAGCAGGGACGGAGGTGCAGGTCGAGCGGTACGACAGGAATGATCCAGGCTATGATTTCTCAGATTCACGCTTCGTAGCCAAGGAGGGACAGACGGTGATGCTCACCTCCTTGTCTCATCTCCGGGTAGCACGGAGCCAGGATGGCGTTCATTTCGAGGTCGAGCCGCAGCCGGCCCTGTTCCCGGAGCATCCGCTGGAAGCATGGGGGATCGAAGATCCGCGTGTGACCCAGATCGGGGATACCTATTACATCACTTACAGTGCGGCCTCCGCACGCGGTGTCGGAGTTGGGCTGGCGGAGACCCGCGACTTTCAGACCTTCAAGCGGCGCGGGTTCATGCTGCCGCCCGAGAATAAGGATGTCATGATTTTCC is a window encoding:
- a CDS encoding glycoside hydrolase family 130 protein, with protein sequence MKITRSAHNPLIEARDVAPSRPDFKVLGAFNAGVAQLQEETILLLRVAEAPISDQADEVLVPRLNEAGTEVQVERYDRNDPGYDFSDSRFVAKEGQTVMLTSLSHLRVARSQDGVHFEVEPQPALFPEHPLEAWGIEDPRVTQIGDTYYITYSAASARGVGVGLAETRDFQTFKRRGFMLPPENKDVMIFPETIGGKYYALHRPVPKSFGAPEMWIAESPDLDHWGNHRFLMGLGEQGWDSARMGGGAVPIRTPQGWLALYHGADSSHRYSMGAVLLDLEDPSRVIARSRVPVLEPEASYEVNGFFGKVVFSCGALLLDQTVRMYYGAADEVMAVADIPLQDILDTLV
- a CDS encoding DUF3502 domain-containing protein: MRLNKWFGTATTAVLVSSLVLAGCGGNAKNEGSTANSTNSPSRSEGAAPASKEVVTLKAYFPGDKPAGFDAVLQAVNDKLKKDNIGAALNINFMPWTDYGNAVSVKMSAGEEFDMYLDAPWLSMNQMIESKSLTELDAAVAARPELKASIPEEMWEYNKFGGKIMGIPLGTTQGQLYGVLIRKDLREKYGLPELKTLDDLEKFLYAVKENEKDIKPFVINGIKADKLPFILSNSANLAQDEVLEIGVNMFSYAIKDKKVIGQWESPTIADAYERVTKYYKDGIISKNIAQEQNAETLFKQGKYAATYYAADGVEGLKYSEMLKDGSDKLEIFIPNGEQAKPYTAYQQWNFLCIPTTSKHSDVTMDVVNWLSIKENHDLMEYGIQGKDWEPVGDSSYKALSGYTFPGYVLTWRPTLNRTPDTMMQDDKKWFDFSTQTSNFTLSPIAGFNFNAEKVKTEYAKITPLHDSIFLPLSQGLIPAAEGKKTMEDKMASLGGQKVIDEIQAQIDTVTSGK